A stretch of Vannielia litorea DNA encodes these proteins:
- a CDS encoding TAXI family TRAP transporter solute-binding subunit, with product MIKHIGLAAAFIGATALGAAAQERVSIGTGGTGGVFYAVGAGMADLLSRKLDGVTANAEVTGASIENIRRVSGGEMTIGFSSASTLYEAKSGTGAFEGDAQNVAAIAYLYPAVLQIAATDASGAEGVKDLADLRVSVGPPGSNSAVFAERLLGSQEAFNVGNVSFLSYGEATAAIKNGQLDGSMILAGTPASAFIELFTTEDVRLVPVVPGDVEGLIAEFPFYEVIEIPAGTYEGEDAAVVAVGDPAILFAAADADEALIKGITATLFDNLEELGTVHPSAKQITMERATATPIDLHPGAKAYFDGM from the coding sequence ATGATCAAGCATATCGGCCTCGCGGCCGCATTCATCGGCGCGACCGCGCTTGGCGCGGCAGCGCAGGAGCGGGTTTCCATCGGCACAGGCGGCACCGGGGGCGTGTTCTACGCCGTGGGCGCGGGCATGGCCGACCTTCTGAGCCGCAAGCTCGACGGCGTGACCGCCAATGCCGAGGTGACCGGCGCCTCGATCGAGAACATCCGCCGCGTCTCGGGCGGCGAGATGACCATCGGCTTCAGCTCCGCCTCCACGCTCTACGAGGCCAAGAGCGGCACCGGCGCCTTTGAAGGCGACGCGCAGAACGTGGCGGCCATCGCCTATCTCTACCCGGCGGTTCTCCAGATTGCCGCGACCGACGCCAGCGGCGCGGAAGGCGTGAAGGATCTGGCCGACCTGCGCGTGTCGGTCGGCCCTCCGGGCTCCAACTCGGCCGTCTTCGCCGAGCGGCTGCTGGGCTCGCAGGAGGCCTTCAACGTGGGCAACGTGAGCTTTCTCAGCTACGGCGAGGCCACGGCGGCGATCAAGAACGGCCAGCTCGACGGCTCGATGATCCTCGCCGGCACGCCCGCCTCGGCCTTCATCGAGCTTTTCACCACCGAGGACGTGCGCCTCGTGCCCGTGGTGCCGGGCGACGTGGAGGGGCTGATCGCGGAGTTCCCCTTCTACGAGGTGATCGAGATCCCCGCCGGAACCTACGAGGGCGAGGATGCCGCCGTGGTGGCCGTGGGCGACCCGGCGATCCTGTTTGCCGCCGCCGATGCCGACGAGGCGCTGATCAAGGGCATCACCGCGACGCTCTTCGACAATCTCGAGGAGCTGGGCACGGTGCACCCCTCGGCCAAGCAGATCACCATGGAGCGGGCGACCGCGACGCCGATCGACCTGCATCCGGGCGCGAAGGCCTATTTCGACGGGATGTGA
- a CDS encoding TRAP transporter permease has product MTPFTDILPCTRLPRWERLAATAALGVIAVGVTVLCIWSAWFGSITALVLRSTFFSLMVAGGLLVVATDRPGWMRPVLYALAGAVLIPGPYLWVNYLAIVRSGGIASQVDMALFTVCTVAVLVLARYLIGWVMVGLGVVALAYAFFGDMIPGTYGHAGYSLSRVTSNLFLRTEGLFGLPMGVAVQYILLFSLLGTLLLKTGLGQVFVDLAHAITGRVQGGPALTAVVSSTMFSSINGSAVAGVVTTGTFTIPLMKRTGYRPKVAGAIEAAASSAGQIMPPVMGAAAFLMAEITQTPYATIAAAALIPALLYVFALLVGVREEAGKFDLGRADPAEIPALREVLGKRGHLLIPLVGLVVFLAVGYTPSAAAVLCLATTLVVSIFSKRTRIGPLGLVAVAMETVKNVLPIVAAVGIAGMLIGVLTLTGMALKLSSLILSAGAGSLLLTLVLTMIASFVLGLGMPTSAAYLLLAILIAPALEQFGLPVIAAHMFIFYYGLLSAITPPVALAAYAGASIAGAEPNETAMESIRLGFVKVVAPFLFVYAPELLLIGTPTGIALATVAAFAGTFAAGTALTGWMIRPLTAAHRAGFVAVAALETVALVLPVGGATSLVAQGAGLALLGGLVVALRRPA; this is encoded by the coding sequence ATGACCCCCTTCACCGACATCCTCCCCTGCACCCGCCTGCCCCGTTGGGAAAGGCTCGCCGCGACCGCCGCGCTGGGGGTGATCGCCGTCGGCGTCACCGTGCTCTGCATCTGGTCGGCCTGGTTCGGCTCGATCACCGCGCTGGTGCTGCGCTCGACCTTCTTTTCGCTGATGGTGGCGGGCGGGCTGCTCGTGGTCGCCACCGATCGGCCGGGCTGGATGCGGCCGGTGCTCTATGCGCTGGCCGGAGCCGTGCTGATCCCCGGCCCCTATCTCTGGGTCAACTACCTGGCCATCGTCCGCTCCGGCGGGATCGCCAGCCAGGTCGACATGGCGCTCTTCACCGTCTGCACCGTGGCGGTCCTGGTGCTGGCGCGCTACCTGATCGGCTGGGTCATGGTGGGGCTGGGCGTGGTGGCGCTGGCCTATGCCTTTTTCGGCGACATGATCCCCGGCACCTATGGGCATGCGGGCTATTCGCTCTCCCGCGTCACCTCCAACCTCTTCCTGCGCACCGAGGGGCTGTTCGGCCTGCCGATGGGCGTTGCGGTGCAATACATCCTGCTCTTCTCGCTTCTGGGCACGCTGCTGCTGAAGACAGGGCTGGGGCAGGTCTTCGTGGACCTTGCCCATGCCATCACCGGGCGCGTGCAGGGCGGGCCGGCGCTGACGGCGGTGGTTTCCTCCACCATGTTCTCCTCGATCAACGGCTCGGCGGTGGCCGGCGTGGTGACCACCGGCACCTTCACCATTCCGCTGATGAAGCGCACGGGCTACCGGCCCAAGGTGGCGGGCGCGATCGAGGCGGCGGCCAGTTCGGCGGGGCAGATCATGCCGCCGGTGATGGGCGCCGCGGCCTTCCTGATGGCCGAGATCACCCAGACGCCTTACGCCACCATCGCCGCCGCCGCGCTGATCCCGGCGCTGCTCTACGTCTTTGCCCTGCTGGTCGGCGTGCGCGAGGAGGCGGGCAAGTTCGACCTGGGCCGCGCCGATCCCGCCGAGATCCCGGCGCTGCGCGAGGTGCTGGGCAAGCGCGGGCACCTGCTCATTCCGCTCGTCGGCCTCGTGGTGTTCCTGGCCGTGGGCTACACGCCCTCCGCCGCCGCCGTGCTCTGCCTGGCCACCACGCTCGTTGTCTCGATCTTTTCGAAGCGCACGCGGATCGGGCCGCTGGGCCTTGTGGCCGTGGCGATGGAGACGGTGAAGAACGTGCTGCCCATCGTCGCCGCCGTGGGCATCGCCGGGATGCTGATCGGGGTTCTGACCCTGACCGGCATGGCGCTGAAGCTGTCGTCGCTGATCCTGTCGGCCGGGGCGGGCTCGCTGCTGCTGACGCTGGTTCTGACGATGATCGCCAGCTTCGTGCTGGGCCTCGGGATGCCGACCTCGGCGGCCTACCTGCTGCTGGCCATCCTGATTGCGCCGGCGCTGGAGCAATTCGGGTTGCCGGTGATCGCGGCGCATATGTTCATCTTCTACTATGGGCTGCTCTCGGCGATCACGCCCCCCGTGGCGCTTGCGGCCTATGCCGGGGCCTCGATCGCGGGGGCCGAGCCGAACGAGACGGCAATGGAGAGCATCCGGCTCGGTTTCGTGAAGGTGGTGGCGCCCTTTCTCTTTGTCTACGCGCCGGAGCTTCTGCTGATCGGCACGCCGACGGGCATCGCGCTTGCGACCGTTGCGGCCTTCGCGGGCACCTTTGCTGCCGGCACGGCGCTCACCGGCTGGATGATCCGCCCGCTGACGGCGGCGCATCGGGCGGGCTTTGTGGCCGTGGCGGCGCTGGAGACGGTGGCGCTGGTCCTGCCCGTGGGCGGGGCCACGAGCCTCGTTGCGCAGGGCGCCGGGCTGGCCCTGCTCGGCGGGCTGGTGGTGGCGCTGCGCCGTCCTGCCTAG
- a CDS encoding aromatic ring-hydroxylating oxygenase subunit alpha, which produces MAKDHLAAPLIDALRAAAEAPFEQARAMPPSVYTSDDFLALELEHIFRREWFCVGRASALAEPGAYLTCELAGQPVLVVRDGAGIRAMSNVCLHRMSTLLEGRGRVRSIVCPYHAWTYNLDGSLRGAPAMGQNAGFCKGDYRLPELRCEVWLGWVFVTLDPQAAPVAERLAEVEALIAGYDMARYTESFFETHVWDTNWKVLAENFMESYHLPVCHAGTIGGLSRLDEMICPPGREAFNYHTILKDDSLRIAMAHASNDRLQGDERRTTFLLALYPSLLITLTPGYFWYLSLHPRGPGQVSIRFGGGMSDDYAGDADAAENFAALKSLLDDVNVEDRGCTEKVYRGLCSDAARPGHLSHLERPNYDFARYLLARITETA; this is translated from the coding sequence ATGGCCAAGGATCACCTCGCCGCCCCGCTGATCGACGCGCTGCGCGCCGCCGCCGAAGCCCCCTTCGAGCAGGCCCGCGCGATGCCGCCCTCGGTTTACACCTCCGACGACTTTCTGGCACTGGAGCTGGAGCACATCTTCCGCCGCGAGTGGTTTTGCGTGGGCCGCGCCTCGGCGCTGGCGGAACCGGGCGCGTACCTGACCTGCGAACTGGCGGGCCAGCCGGTGCTGGTGGTCCGCGACGGCGCGGGGATCCGGGCGATGAGCAACGTCTGCCTGCACCGGATGTCCACGCTGCTGGAGGGGCGCGGGCGGGTGCGCAGCATCGTCTGCCCCTACCACGCCTGGACCTACAACCTCGACGGCAGCCTGCGCGGCGCCCCGGCGATGGGGCAGAACGCGGGGTTCTGCAAGGGCGACTACCGGCTGCCGGAGCTGCGCTGCGAGGTCTGGCTGGGCTGGGTCTTCGTCACGCTCGACCCGCAGGCCGCGCCGGTGGCCGAACGGTTGGCGGAGGTGGAGGCGCTGATCGCGGGCTACGACATGGCGCGCTACACCGAGAGCTTCTTCGAGACCCATGTCTGGGACACCAACTGGAAGGTGCTCGCCGAGAACTTCATGGAGAGCTACCACCTGCCGGTCTGCCACGCGGGCACCATCGGGGGCTTGAGCCGGCTCGACGAGATGATCTGCCCGCCGGGGCGCGAGGCCTTCAACTATCACACGATCCTGAAGGACGACTCGCTCAGGATCGCCATGGCGCATGCCTCGAACGACCGCCTGCAGGGGGACGAACGGCGCACCACCTTTCTGCTGGCGCTCTACCCCTCGCTGCTCATCACCCTGACGCCCGGCTATTTCTGGTATCTCTCGCTGCACCCCAGGGGGCCGGGGCAGGTCTCGATCCGCTTTGGCGGCGGCATGTCCGACGATTACGCGGGCGATGCCGATGCGGCGGAGAATTTCGCCGCGCTGAAGTCCCTGCTCGACGACGTGAACGTGGAAGACCGGGGCTGCACCGAGAAGGTCTATCGCGGGCTCTGCTCGGATGCCGCCCGGCCCGGCCACCTCAGCCACCTCGAGCGCCCGAACTACGATTTTGCCCGCTACCTGCTGGCCCGCATCACGGAGACCGCCTGA
- a CDS encoding RidA family protein codes for MAHTRIRPFNTADTYPEQRLDNDLAQGVVTEGGRIVWLRGQCPQELDTAKNLPSHDPAEQAHKVMQNIRQLIEEAGGRMEHLVKLVVYLTDVRHREAVYRVMGEYIRGVHPVCTGLVVVALARPEWLVEIDATAVIPEGYAP; via the coding sequence ATGGCCCACACCCGCATCCGCCCCTTCAACACCGCCGATACCTACCCCGAGCAGCGGCTCGACAACGACCTCGCCCAGGGGGTGGTGACGGAGGGAGGCCGGATCGTCTGGCTGCGGGGGCAATGCCCGCAGGAGCTGGACACGGCGAAGAACCTGCCGAGCCATGACCCGGCGGAGCAGGCGCACAAGGTGATGCAGAACATCCGGCAGCTGATCGAGGAGGCCGGCGGGCGGATGGAGCACCTGGTCAAGCTGGTGGTCTACCTGACCGACGTGCGCCACCGGGAGGCGGTGTATCGGGTGATGGGCGAATACATTCGCGGCGTGCACCCGGTCTGCACCGGGCTGGTGGTGGTGGCGCTGGCGCGGCCCGAGTGGCTGGTGGAGATCGATGCGACGGCGGTGATCCCGGAGGGGTATGCCCCATGA
- a CDS encoding DUF1028 domain-containing protein yields MTFSLVARCAETGMFGVAISSSSPAVAARCSHARAGVGAVASQNVTDPKLGPMALGLMEGGASAAEAVAEVKRRGAFIEYRQVLAVDGAGGTAIHSGPNSLGIWTQAQGDNVASGGNMLAHDGVPGAIVEAFEAATGHLGDRLMVALRAGLAAGGEAGPVHSAGLLVVDEQPWPLADLRCDWTEACPIEAVAAAWEVYKPQAAAYVQRALDPRAAPSYGVPGDE; encoded by the coding sequence ATGACCTTCTCGCTGGTGGCAAGATGCGCCGAGACGGGCATGTTCGGCGTGGCGATCTCGTCGTCCTCCCCGGCGGTGGCCGCGCGCTGCAGCCACGCGCGGGCGGGTGTGGGCGCCGTGGCGAGCCAGAACGTGACCGACCCCAAGCTGGGGCCCATGGCGCTGGGGCTGATGGAAGGCGGCGCGAGTGCCGCAGAGGCGGTGGCCGAGGTCAAGCGGCGCGGCGCCTTCATCGAATACCGCCAGGTGCTGGCGGTGGACGGCGCGGGCGGCACGGCGATCCACTCGGGGCCGAACAGCCTGGGCATCTGGACCCAGGCGCAGGGCGACAACGTGGCCTCGGGCGGCAACATGCTGGCCCATGACGGCGTGCCGGGGGCGATCGTGGAGGCGTTCGAGGCCGCAACCGGGCACCTGGGCGACCGGCTGATGGTGGCGCTGCGCGCCGGGCTGGCCGCGGGCGGAGAGGCCGGCCCGGTGCACTCGGCCGGGCTGCTGGTGGTTGACGAACAACCCTGGCCGCTGGCGGATCTGCGCTGCGACTGGACGGAGGCCTGCCCGATCGAGGCGGTGGCAGCGGCCTGGGAGGTCTACAAACCGCAGGCGGCGGCCTATGTGCAGCGGGCGCTCGATCCGAGGGCGGCGCCGAGCTACGGGGTGCCGGGGGACGAGTAG
- a CDS encoding NAD(P)-binding protein, which yields MRDPRYDILFEPLRIGPVTAPNRFYQVPHCNGGGYRDPSAAAEMRGIKAEGGWGVIFTEQCEMHHTSEITPFIELRLWEDKDIPGLARMAGKMKSHGALAGIQLAYSGVNGPNFYTREVPRAVSPMPIRTFTNEPLHARGMDKSEIADLRRWFVTAAKRSKQAGFDLICLYGAHGFGIFQHFLSRATNQRDDEYGGSLENRSRFAREVVADIRDAVGDTMGLTLRVSLDETIGELGFSNAELRDFIEMNAELPDLWDLAHGTWHDCSGPSRFTDEAAQETLVRGIKALTTRPVVGVGRFTSPDVMARMIRSGTLDAIGCARPSIADPFLPRKIGEGRVEDIRECIGCNICITGDMTMSLSRCTQNPTFMEEWRKGWHPERMNAKGPSERVLVVGAGPAGLEATRALAERGYDVALAEAGRELGGRVARERLLPGLAAWGRVADYRAYQIGQKPNVETCFDSALDAESILEFGFEHICIATGATWRRDGVARQHVVPMKADPGMPVFTPDDLMAGARPEGRVVIYDDDHYYMGGVLAELLAREGFEVSIVTPSAYLSDWTVNTLEQHAIHRRLAGLGVEIVLNRGVVEIGAGRVVTNCTYTDTLTPMDCDAVVMVASRVETDEVYRDLRARQADWADAGVKSVKIIGDAEAPGPIAWATYAGHRYARELDEAPPGDALPFRREITGLAEA from the coding sequence TTGCGAGATCCCCGCTACGACATCCTCTTCGAGCCGCTCCGGATCGGCCCGGTCACCGCGCCCAACCGCTTCTACCAGGTGCCGCACTGCAACGGCGGCGGCTACCGCGACCCCTCGGCGGCGGCCGAGATGCGCGGGATCAAGGCGGAGGGCGGCTGGGGCGTGATCTTCACCGAGCAATGCGAGATGCATCACACCTCGGAAATCACCCCTTTCATCGAGCTGCGGCTCTGGGAAGACAAGGACATCCCCGGCCTCGCGCGGATGGCGGGCAAGATGAAGAGCCACGGCGCGCTGGCGGGCATCCAGCTGGCCTATTCGGGCGTGAACGGGCCCAATTTCTACACCCGCGAGGTGCCGCGTGCGGTCTCGCCCATGCCGATCCGCACCTTCACCAACGAGCCGCTGCACGCCCGCGGCATGGACAAGTCCGAGATCGCCGACCTGCGGCGCTGGTTCGTCACCGCCGCGAAACGGTCGAAACAGGCGGGGTTCGACCTGATCTGCCTCTACGGGGCGCATGGGTTCGGGATCTTCCAGCACTTCCTCTCCCGCGCCACCAACCAGCGCGATGACGAATATGGCGGATCGCTCGAGAACCGCTCGCGCTTTGCCCGCGAGGTGGTGGCCGATATCCGCGACGCGGTGGGCGATACGATGGGTCTCACCCTGCGGGTGAGCCTTGACGAGACCATCGGGGAGCTGGGCTTTTCCAACGCCGAGTTGCGCGATTTCATCGAGATGAACGCCGAGCTGCCCGACCTCTGGGATCTCGCCCATGGCACCTGGCACGACTGCTCGGGGCCTTCGCGCTTTACGGACGAGGCGGCGCAGGAGACGCTGGTGCGCGGGATCAAGGCGCTGACCACGCGGCCGGTGGTGGGGGTCGGGCGGTTCACCTCGCCCGACGTGATGGCGCGGATGATCCGCTCCGGCACGCTCGATGCCATCGGCTGCGCGCGGCCCTCGATCGCCGACCCGTTCCTGCCGCGCAAGATTGGCGAGGGGCGGGTGGAAGACATCCGCGAGTGCATCGGCTGCAACATCTGCATCACCGGCGACATGACGATGAGCCTCTCCCGCTGCACCCAGAACCCGACCTTCATGGAGGAGTGGCGCAAGGGCTGGCATCCCGAGCGGATGAACGCCAAGGGCCCGTCCGAGCGGGTGCTGGTGGTGGGCGCGGGGCCTGCCGGGCTGGAGGCGACGCGGGCGCTTGCCGAGCGCGGCTATGACGTGGCCCTGGCCGAGGCGGGCCGGGAGCTTGGGGGACGGGTGGCGCGGGAGCGGCTGCTGCCGGGGCTCGCCGCCTGGGGCCGGGTGGCGGATTACCGCGCCTACCAGATCGGGCAGAAGCCCAACGTGGAGACATGTTTCGACAGCGCGCTGGACGCGGAGAGCATCCTGGAGTTCGGCTTCGAGCACATCTGCATCGCCACCGGGGCGACATGGCGGCGCGACGGGGTGGCGCGGCAGCACGTGGTGCCGATGAAAGCCGACCCCGGGATGCCGGTCTTCACGCCCGATGACCTGATGGCGGGCGCCCGGCCCGAGGGCCGCGTGGTGATCTACGACGACGACCACTACTACATGGGCGGGGTGCTGGCCGAGTTGCTGGCGCGCGAGGGGTTCGAGGTGAGCATCGTCACCCCCTCGGCCTATCTCTCCGACTGGACGGTGAACACGCTGGAGCAGCACGCCATTCACCGCAGGCTGGCCGGGCTCGGGGTGGAGATCGTGCTGAACCGGGGCGTGGTGGAGATCGGCGCGGGCCGGGTGGTGACCAATTGCACCTACACCGACACGCTGACGCCGATGGACTGCGACGCGGTTGTGATGGTGGCCTCGCGGGTCGAGACAGACGAGGTTTATCGCGACCTCAGGGCGCGGCAGGCGGATTGGGCGGATGCGGGGGTGAAATCGGTGAAGATCATCGGCGATGCCGAGGCGCCGGGCCCGATTGCCTGGGCCACCTACGCGGGCCACCGCTACGCGCGGGAGCTGGACGAGGCGCCCCCGGGCGACGCCCTGCCCTTCCGCCGCGAGATCACCGGGCTGGCCGAGGCATGA
- a CDS encoding pyridoxal phosphate-dependent decarboxylase family protein, whose translation MTGPFPFPPAATEEILGWTSRRIASGPDPKHGAQAHAALDPVLGGSITEAGLGAEAAFRLFTETIVPSTRPFGHPTSLSFVASAPSRAALSFDAALGAAGIFAGNWDGGAGAIHAENQAIRWLADLAGWGPSAGGVFVAGGTLGNLSALHAAREWKARQAPRPDRWAVLCSSEAHSSIKAVARVMDVEVIEVEADATGRMTAEAAAARLTSAVFAVVANGGATNCGAVDDIAGLAELAERHGFWLHVDGAYGGAALADPALREAFDGIARAQSLIVDPHKWLFAPYDSCALVYADAGHGAAAHGQQAVYLDTVDKTHWNPSDYALHLTRRARGLPLWFSLAVHGTAAYAAAIGRTREIAEALAEGIAATEGLELILGPQLTVILFRPLGMGEEAMVAWAEGHRRSGALLCLPTRWRGEMVFRLCVVNPETDPEEVLAVLRSLVR comes from the coding sequence ATGACCGGGCCCTTCCCCTTTCCGCCCGCCGCGACCGAGGAGATCCTCGGCTGGACCTCGCGCCGTATCGCCTCCGGTCCCGACCCAAAGCACGGCGCGCAGGCCCATGCCGCGCTCGACCCGGTGCTGGGCGGCTCGATCACCGAGGCCGGCCTCGGCGCAGAGGCGGCGTTCAGGCTCTTCACCGAGACCATCGTGCCCTCGACGCGCCCCTTCGGGCACCCGACCTCGCTGTCGTTCGTGGCCTCTGCACCGTCGCGGGCGGCGCTCAGCTTCGATGCGGCGCTGGGGGCGGCGGGGATCTTCGCGGGCAACTGGGACGGCGGCGCCGGGGCGATCCATGCCGAGAACCAGGCGATCCGCTGGCTGGCCGACCTTGCCGGATGGGGGCCGAGCGCGGGGGGCGTGTTCGTGGCGGGCGGCACGCTGGGCAACCTCTCGGCACTTCACGCGGCGCGGGAGTGGAAAGCGCGGCAGGCACCGCGGCCCGACCGCTGGGCGGTGCTCTGCTCCAGCGAGGCCCATTCGTCGATCAAGGCCGTCGCGCGGGTGATGGACGTGGAGGTGATCGAGGTGGAGGCCGACGCCACGGGCCGGATGACGGCAGAGGCCGCCGCCGCGCGGCTCACATCGGCCGTCTTTGCCGTGGTCGCCAATGGCGGGGCCACCAACTGCGGCGCGGTGGACGACATCGCCGGGCTGGCCGAGCTGGCCGAGCGCCACGGGTTCTGGCTGCATGTGGATGGCGCCTATGGCGGCGCCGCGCTGGCCGATCCGGCATTGCGGGAGGCCTTCGACGGGATCGCCCGCGCCCAGAGCCTGATCGTCGACCCGCACAAGTGGCTCTTTGCCCCCTATGACAGCTGTGCCCTGGTCTATGCCGATGCGGGCCACGGCGCGGCGGCGCATGGGCAGCAGGCAGTCTATCTCGACACGGTGGACAAGACCCACTGGAACCCCTCCGACTATGCGCTGCACCTGACCCGCCGGGCGCGGGGGCTGCCGCTGTGGTTTTCGCTCGCCGTCCACGGCACGGCGGCCTACGCGGCGGCGATTGGCCGGACGCGGGAGATTGCCGAGGCGCTGGCAGAGGGAATCGCGGCGACCGAGGGGCTGGAGCTGATCCTCGGGCCGCAGCTCACGGTGATCCTGTTCCGGCCGCTCGGCATGGGCGAAGAGGCGATGGTGGCCTGGGCCGAGGGGCACCGCCGCTCGGGGGCGCTGCTCTGCCTGCCGACGCGGTGGCGCGGGGAGATGGTCTTCAGGCTTTGCGTGGTGAACCCGGAGACCGACCCGGAGGAGGTGCTGGCCGTGCTGCGGAGCCTGGTGAGATGA
- the argE gene encoding acetylornithine deacetylase: protein MKTVEILDKLVSFDTVSAKSNLGLLDWVEAFLRERGARLRRVPDPDQPKAGLIAELGPQGAGVMLSAHTDVVPVEGQAWSRDPFRLTREGARLYGRGTTDMKGFLAAMLSAADRASGMELSEPLKLSISWDEEIGCLGIAKMAGALAEATPLPRACIVGEPTEMQVATGHKGKQALKAVCRGEAGHSALAPRFVNALHLAAEMVAGLRAMQDDIAARGARDEGYAVPYTTLHSGQLTGGTALNIVPDRAELLFEFRHLAADAPESLLARIDEMAAEIAGRFPGGGIAVERLNAYPGLDTPADSAATRLVQRLAQSNGTMKVAYGTEAGTFHGLGVPTLVCGPGSMEGQGHKPDEYVELAQLDACDAMLDRLLAELR, encoded by the coding sequence ATGAAAACGGTGGAGATCCTCGACAAGCTGGTGAGCTTCGACACGGTGAGCGCCAAGAGCAACCTTGGGCTGCTGGACTGGGTGGAGGCCTTCCTGCGCGAGCGCGGGGCGCGGCTGCGCCGGGTGCCCGACCCCGACCAGCCCAAGGCCGGGCTGATCGCGGAACTGGGCCCGCAGGGCGCGGGCGTGATGCTCTCGGCCCATACCGACGTGGTGCCGGTGGAGGGGCAGGCCTGGAGCCGCGACCCGTTTCGGCTGACCCGCGAGGGCGCGCGGCTCTACGGGCGCGGGACGACCGACATGAAGGGCTTTCTGGCGGCGATGCTCTCGGCTGCCGACCGGGCCTCGGGGATGGAACTTTCGGAGCCGCTGAAGCTCTCGATCTCCTGGGACGAGGAAATCGGCTGCCTCGGTATCGCCAAGATGGCCGGGGCGCTGGCGGAGGCCACCCCCCTGCCGCGTGCCTGCATCGTGGGCGAGCCCACGGAGATGCAGGTGGCCACCGGGCACAAGGGCAAGCAGGCGCTGAAGGCGGTGTGCCGGGGAGAGGCGGGCCATTCGGCGCTGGCGCCGCGCTTCGTGAACGCGCTGCACCTCGCCGCCGAGATGGTGGCAGGGCTGCGGGCAATGCAGGACGACATCGCCGCGCGGGGCGCCCGCGACGAAGGCTACGCGGTGCCCTATACCACGCTCCATTCCGGGCAGCTCACCGGCGGCACGGCGCTCAACATCGTGCCGGACCGGGCCGAGCTGCTCTTCGAGTTCCGCCACCTCGCCGCCGATGCGCCCGAGAGCCTGCTGGCCCGGATCGACGAGATGGCGGCGGAGATCGCGGGGCGCTTTCCGGGCGGCGGCATCGCGGTGGAGCGGCTCAACGCCTATCCCGGCCTCGACACGCCCGCCGACAGCGCGGCCACCCGTCTGGTGCAGCGGCTGGCGCAGAGCAACGGCACGATGAAGGTGGCCTATGGCACCGAGGCGGGCACCTTCCACGGCCTCGGCGTGCCCACCCTCGTTTGCGGGCCGGGCTCGATGGAGGGTCAGGGGCACAAGCCGGATGAATACGTGGAGCTGGCCCAGCTCGACGCCTGCGACGCCATGCTGGACCGGCTGCTCGCCGAGCTGCGCTGA
- a CDS encoding class II glutamine amidotransferase, protein MCRWVAWCGAQIYLEEVISKPEHSLIIQSREAHSCKTAINADGVGVAWYDGRPDPGLYKNVHPAWSDPNLRQIVRQVRSGLFMAHVRASTGTATSYNNCHPFAVGRWAFMHNGMVGGFDALRKRIDQRIPDHLYLDRRGATDSEALLLMALGAGMEERPVAAMADAVAEAEALSRAHGTTPHMRFAGCWSDGQRVYAARCASDDHAPTLFYRQRPEGTLVVSEPLEGLPEDWTPLPANRALVVSREGIEVMEFGARALAAG, encoded by the coding sequence ATGTGCCGATGGGTCGCCTGGTGTGGTGCTCAGATCTATCTCGAAGAGGTCATCAGCAAGCCCGAGCATTCGCTCATCATACAGAGCCGCGAGGCGCACTCCTGCAAGACGGCGATCAACGCCGACGGGGTGGGCGTGGCCTGGTATGACGGGCGGCCCGATCCGGGGCTCTACAAGAACGTGCACCCCGCCTGGTCGGACCCGAACCTGCGCCAGATCGTGCGGCAGGTGCGCTCGGGCCTGTTCATGGCCCATGTGCGGGCCTCGACCGGCACCGCCACCAGCTACAACAACTGCCACCCCTTCGCCGTCGGGCGCTGGGCGTTCATGCACAACGGCATGGTTGGCGGCTTCGACGCGCTGCGCAAGCGGATCGACCAGCGCATCCCCGACCATCTCTACCTCGACCGCCGGGGCGCGACCGACAGCGAGGCGCTCCTGCTGATGGCGCTCGGCGCGGGGATGGAGGAGCGGCCGGTCGCGGCGATGGCCGATGCGGTGGCCGAGGCCGAGGCGCTCTCTCGCGCCCATGGCACCACGCCGCACATGCGCTTTGCCGGGTGCTGGTCGGATGGTCAGCGGGTCTATGCCGCCCGCTGCGCCTCCGACGACCACGCGCCGACGCTCTTCTACCGGCAGCGGCCCGAGGGCACGCTGGTGGTGTCCGAACCGCTCGAAGGTCTGCCGGAGGATTGGACGCCGCTGCCCGCCAACCGCGCCCTCGTGGTGTCGCGCGAGGGCATCGAGGTGATGGAGTTCGGCGCGCGCGCCCTCGCCGCGGGCTGA